The genome window GCGGCGAGGGCAGCCGCGGCGAATTCCGGCGTGCCGGCAAAAACTACGCGCAACGTATGGGTCATGACAGCGTTCGGGGTCGGGCAAGGCGAACGCGCGTTACATCGCGCGTTCGAGTTTCTTCATCTTCGTCTTGATGCGCGTCTGCTTGAGCGGCGACAGGTATTCGACGAACACGCGCCCCATCAGGTGATCCATCTCGTGCTGGACGCACACGGCCAGCAGGCCCTCGCAGTCGAGCTCGAAAGTCTCGCCCTGCTCGTTGAGCGCGCGCACGCGCACATGATCGGGACGCTCGACTTCGTCGTAGATGCCGGGCACCGACAGGCAGCCCTCTTCATAGATCTGCTTTGCATCGCTCGACCACACGATCTCCGGGTTGATGAACGCGCGCAGCTCGTTCTTCTCCTCGGAGACGTCGATCACGATCACGCGCTCGTGCACGTCGACCTGCGTGGCGGCAAGGCCGATCCCTGGCGCCGCATACATGGTCTCGGCCATGTCGGCGACGAGCTTGCGGATCCGGTCGTCGACCTTGTCGACGGGCTTCGCGACCTTGTGCAGCCGCTTGTCGGGGTAATGAAGAATATTGAGTAAAGCCATGGCGTTCGGTATTCGGTGGAGCGGCGTGCCGCATCGGCCATCCGGCCGGCTGGCGCTGCTGCCGGGATGCAATGAAGATGAGGCGGACGCGCGGCGAATCAATGCCGCGGATCACGCCTCCTGCAATTGGCCGGGCGCCTGCGCGCGCGGCCCTGTCGAGTATTTCGGATGATGAAAATTTTATCATGGCGCCACGCGGTCCGCTGGCCACCGCATTCGAGGGGCGCCTCATGTCGCCGCAAGCGCTGAGCCCCTCCGCCGTGCGCGCGTGGCTGCAGCTCGCGCATGCGCCCGGCCTCGCCCCGGCCGCACTGCAGGCACTGCTCGATGCGTTCAGCTCGCCGGACGCGCTGCTGCGTGCGCCCGACCACGCCATCACCGCCGTCACCAGCGCCGCCGCCGCCCTGGCCGTGCGCGCAAGCGAGCGCGGCGATCTCGACGCGCGCACCGACGCCGCGCTTGCGTGGCTCGACGCGCCGGGCAATGCGCTCGTCACGCTCAACGATCCGGCCTACCCGTCGCGGCTGCGCGACCTGCACGATCCGCCGCTGCTGCTATATGTAAAGGGCCGGCTCGACCTGCTGCACGCGCGCAGCCTCGCCGTGGTCGGCAGCCGCCACGCCACGCCGCAAGGGCTCGCCGACGCAACGCACTTCGCGCGCGAACTGTCCGACGCCGGGCTGCCGATCGTATCGGGCCTCGCGCTCGGGATCGACGCGGCCGCACATCGTGGCGGGCTCGACGGCCGGTCGGGCACGGTCGCGGTGATCGCGACCGGCGCCGATCTCGTCTACCCGGCGCGGCACCGCGCGCTCGCCCACGAGATCGCCGCGCACGGCGCGATCGTGTCGGAATGGCCGCTCGCCACGCCGGCCCGCGCCGCCCACTTCCCGCAGCGCAACCGGCTGATCGCCGCGCTCGCGATCGGCGCGCTCGTCGTCGAGGCCGCGCCGCGCTCCGGCTCGCTGATCACCGCGCGGCTCGC of Burkholderia sp. HI2500 contains these proteins:
- the def gene encoding peptide deformylase; amino-acid sequence: MALLNILHYPDKRLHKVAKPVDKVDDRIRKLVADMAETMYAAPGIGLAATQVDVHERVIVIDVSEEKNELRAFINPEIVWSSDAKQIYEEGCLSVPGIYDEVERPDHVRVRALNEQGETFELDCEGLLAVCVQHEMDHLMGRVFVEYLSPLKQTRIKTKMKKLERAM
- the dprA gene encoding DNA-processing protein DprA, whose product is MAPRGPLATAFEGRLMSPQALSPSAVRAWLQLAHAPGLAPAALQALLDAFSSPDALLRAPDHAITAVTSAAAALAVRASERGDLDARTDAALAWLDAPGNALVTLNDPAYPSRLRDLHDPPLLLYVKGRLDLLHARSLAVVGSRHATPQGLADATHFARELSDAGLPIVSGLALGIDAAAHRGGLDGRSGTVAVIATGADLVYPARHRALAHEIAAHGAIVSEWPLATPARAAHFPQRNRLIAALAIGALVVEAAPRSGSLITARLANELGRDVFAMPGSIHAPLAQGCHALIRDGAKLTAAPLDVLEEYGLGESKAGTASGAARSGHPCAGTGSLRETETATQRAAADVIHNGDAVPATASARDEAPSPAPPLPAAPAEQAVLAALGYGPVTYEWIAEHSSLPDDVLHRALLALELAGRVASLPGGRFARLDAARTSPGDGVLHSPA